Proteins from a single region of Flavobacterium sp. K5-23:
- a CDS encoding GDP-L-fucose synthase, with amino-acid sequence MNVNDKIYIAGHRGMVGSAILRALKDKGYTNFLLRTSTELDLRNQQEVADFFAKEKPDYVFLAAAKVGGIIANNTYRADFIYENLMIQNNVIHQAYLNGVKKLMFLGSSCIYPKLAPQPLKEEYLLTGILEPTNEPYAIAKIAGIKMCDAYRNQYGCNFISVMPTNLYGPNDNYDLTNSHVLPAMLRKFIMAKRNGDASVTIWGTGSPKREFLHADDLAEACLFLMKNYNESGLVNIGIGDDISILDLAYLVKKTVGFEGEILTDPTKPDGTPRKLMDVSKLNGLGWKAKITLEEGIQKVYEEIKNQDWR; translated from the coding sequence ATGAATGTAAATGATAAAATATACATAGCAGGACATCGCGGAATGGTAGGATCAGCTATTTTACGAGCATTGAAAGACAAAGGGTACACTAATTTTTTGTTGCGTACGTCAACTGAATTAGACTTGAGGAATCAACAAGAAGTAGCTGATTTTTTTGCAAAAGAAAAACCGGATTATGTTTTTTTGGCTGCAGCGAAGGTTGGGGGGATTATAGCCAACAATACGTATAGGGCTGATTTTATCTATGAAAATTTGATGATCCAGAATAATGTAATTCACCAAGCCTACTTAAATGGCGTAAAGAAATTGATGTTTTTAGGGTCTTCTTGCATTTATCCAAAGTTGGCACCACAACCGCTAAAAGAAGAATATCTGCTTACAGGAATTTTAGAGCCCACTAATGAACCCTATGCCATTGCCAAAATTGCGGGCATCAAGATGTGTGATGCCTATAGGAATCAATATGGTTGTAATTTTATTTCTGTAATGCCTACCAATTTATACGGCCCAAATGATAATTATGATTTGACTAATTCACATGTTTTGCCTGCAATGCTTCGTAAGTTTATAATGGCAAAACGCAATGGGGATGCATCAGTAACCATTTGGGGAACGGGTAGTCCAAAAAGAGAATTTTTGCATGCCGATGATTTAGCGGAAGCTTGTTTGTTCTTGATGAAAAATTACAATGAATCCGGATTGGTTAATATTGGAATTGGGGATGATATTTCTATTTTAGACTTGGCTTATTTGGTTAAAAAAACAGTAGGATTTGAAGGAGAAATTTTAACAGACCCTACAAAACCAGACGGAACGCCCCGAAAATTAATGGATGTTTCTAAATTAAACGGTTTGGGTTGGAAAGCCAAAATCACGTTGGAGGAAGGGATTCAAAAAGTATATGAAGAAATAAAAAATCAGGACTGGAGATAA